CTCACCATGGTACAGCGCCCAGAAGGTCGGAAGCATTCCGCGGTACTTCGGCAATTCCGAAGTATGGACATTGAGGCAACCCCATACTGGAGCATTGAGGACGGCTTCATCGAATATCTCGGGGGCAGACACCGATAGGATGACGTCGACGTTAACTTCTGTAATCGACTCAACGAACGCGTCAGTATTGATACTTTCACGCTCTGTAACCGGAATATTGTGATTGGCAGCAACTGATTCGACAGAATACTTGCCCATGCCGATGGCGTCGGCAACAGTCCGCCCAACATAGGAAACGCCACGACGGACAAAGTTCGTCAGTCCGTACAACCGGTACATCCGTCGGACGAGTGCGGGAAATGACTCGTTGAACGGTTCCAGCAGCACAACCCTCTCGATTTCCACGTCTGCTGGAATTGCCTCAAAAAATTTATCGAAAAAGTGTGGGACATAGAACGGGTCATCTTGGGTGACGACCACAATGCGAAGAGTCATATCCCTCTTAGAGTTCGTGGATCGTATAACGTTGATGGACTCATCGTTTTAACGCACGGTCGAGTTGAGCGAGTTTGAGAAATGAGCGGGCTCTAGCGAGAAGTGTCTCTGCAACTCGCAGATCTGCTCAAGAAAACGTTGGAAACAGACAGCCAAGACCTTTGGGAGAACGAGCACACCCCGACAATGTCCGTCGATATGGAGTACGTCTTTACACGGTGGGGCTGGCGATTAGGGAGACGGTAATAATCTTAGAATTATCGGACGTTAATCGTTCACACGATGCAGTCTGGGCGTGGGCACATACACTGTCTAAAGCACAGAGCGACCCGCCGACGGCGACGCTGTCGCGAGTCACGGTCGACGAGAAATAAATCGAAGTTGACGGTGAGAAAGTGGCTCTACGCGGAGATCGTCATAGAATCGGATTTACTGCTCGAAATCGACGTTTTCAGCCGCCGCGGGACGGTCCCGCGGCGGCGTTTCTGCATCTGCTCACCGAAAAACACGATCTCGTCGACACAGAGTTTCTCGTAGATCCTGCAGGCTATTTGACTGCCCTCTCACACCGTGGATTGAGCGGTCGCATCAACTACCAGAGCGAAACCGCAGCGAAAATGGTTTCACACCGTTATCATGCGAATCAACCGCTTCCACTCGTTTTGGCGGGGCAGTCAATTCAACGAAAGATGATGGCTACGCAGATTCAGACACCACTACAACCCCTAACGGCCAAATCAAGTGCTCCACGGACGAACGCCAGCTGAGGAGATTCAGAACTAAACAGTCCCGCTCTTTGAGATAGTAACCTTTTTATAACATCCCCAGTCGGAAGGCCCGTTCTGCAGCATCACCTATACAAGAGGATATTAGTGTGTAGGTCAGTCACTTCATACATGGATATCTTAATAACTGGTGCGTCGGGATTTCTGGGAAGTCGTTATCGACATCTTTTGGAAAAAGACCACAATGTAG
Above is a genomic segment from Halomicrobium sp. LC1Hm containing:
- a CDS encoding formyltransferase family protein; protein product: MTLRIVVVTQDDPFYVPHFFDKFFEAIPADVEIERVVLLEPFNESFPALVRRMYRLYGLTNFVRRGVSYVGRTVADAIGMGKYSVESVAANHNIPVTERESINTDAFVESITEVNVDVILSVSAPEIFDEAVLNAPVWGCLNVHTSELPKYRGMLPTFWALYHGENEVGVTVHTMVEDIDQGKIVRQRTFSIDGMALDEIIIQGKRTGGKLAADALKDISNGTEDLRLMEGESSYFSFPTAEHRRELQRQGGKLL